The window TGTAATTGCTGCTCTGTGCTGATGTGTTTGATTTGAGCTGGGACAACAGTGAAAATATGATACAAAAgccaagtactgcagatgctagaatcttgAAATAATAACTGGAATTTCTCAGCAGCTTTTGGCAGCAGCTGTTGAGTGAGAAAGCGTTCATGTTTCTGGTCAGGGACTTTTCATCAGAAGCTCCTGATGAGAGAAGCCTCTGATGAGAAGTTCTGAAGTTTGTACCTGTGGTGTGCAGTACGTTTGTGTGTCCATGTTCGGGATCTGTTTAATGTGTCGCGCTTTTGTCCCTCAGGTTACCCATCGAGTACGTTTGTGTGTCCATGTTCGGGATCTGTTTAATGTGTCGCGCTTTTGTCCCTCAGGTTACCCATCGTTGCTTATAAAGGGAAACGTTCACAATGTCCGGAGGTCTCGACGTGCTGCAGATGAAGGAGGAGGATGTCCTCAAGTTCCTtgctgcttctacccacctgggcAGCACCAACCTGGACTTCCAGATGGAGCAGTATGTCTACAAGAGGAAAAGTGATGGTAGGCACCTGACAGCTGAGTCAAGGGGGTGAAGTTTAAAGTTCCCCTGGAAAGGTTTCTTGGCATCATGTGGAGTTAGAGTCCAAACCAATGCTGAAGGCCTCAGAATAACCCAGTGTAATCAGCTCCAATAGGACAAAACCCCTATTGGATGCATCTCCCGTGATAGGAATTCTTCCACAATTTTATATTTGGGCTGAAGTTAAGGGATGTCACTGTGGGAAGGGAACTCTTCCCCTGTTCTGGCACCTGGTGTCTGTGTACAGCTGTGCATCAGGATACCAAAGCTCTGATCATGATATTCCATACCTCTAGCTCTCCTTAAAATGTACCTCTTTATTGGAATTTTTAGGTATTGCTGTATTTATTTTGTCAgattacactcctgtgaagcataaTGATGCATATTAGTGACACCCACAGGTGTACACATAATTTCCCACCTGGCTTCACTTGCAGTTGCAGCTGGCAGGCTGAGGAGACTTTCTTCTGACAGTCTGGCCTCAGTTTGAACTCTGGTCCATTAAATCCACCTGGTTTTCCCAATTCCTttgctttttttattattcattggaAGGATGTGGGTATTGTTGGTGAGACCAGGATTATTGCCCATTACTACcaacttgccaggccatttcagagccgTGAAGCACACATGGGCCAGAccggttaaggacggcagatttccttccttaaagggcattactgaaccatagaatcatagaaaccctacagtgcagaaggaggccattcggcccatcgagtctgcaccgaccacaatcccacccaggccctacccccacatattttcctgctaagccctttaacctacgcatctcaggactctaaggggcaatttttttttaacctggtcaatcaacctaacccgcacatctttggactgtgggaggaaaccggagcacccggaggaaacccacgcagacacgaggagaatgtgcaaactccacacagacagtgacccgagccgggaatcgaacccaggaccctggagctgtgaagcagcagtgctaaccactgtgctaccgtaccgttttTATAtaaaaaccagatgggtttttatataaATCCAGCAATTCCATGGTCGTCATTGCTGAGCctggctttttattccagataatGAACTGAATTTAAACTCTCCAGTTGTAGCCATtgcatttaaagttaaagtttatttattagtcacaagtaaggcttacattaacactgcaatgaagttactgtgaaattcccctagtcgccacactccggcgcctgtttgggtcaatgcaccctaaccagcacgtctttcagaatgtgggaggaaaccggagcacccggaggcattTGGATTTGTGCCTTTGGATCTTTAGTCAagacctctggattgctagtatcCTGTTTTACCATACCCTAAAAATTCTGCTTTCCTGCAATGACATTAATAGTTTTGAGTTTACTGTGTGTTATATCCAAGCAATGCTCAAGGTGACCTGTCTGCAGGGCGCCACTTGGCTGGTAAGATGTTCCGGGGGAGGGTTGAAATTTCAGTACATCGATTAGTTCAATGAGCTGAGAAAGACAACTATATTGTTATCTCAGACTATGTTAGTCACATTATGTCCCAAGAGGAGGATTCAGGTTCTGGAGAAGGGCTGAGAAACTGATGTGTACCTTTAGGGAATTGACAAGCTTGGTATCAGCCTCCGAGGAACCTGGGGGTGATTGATTTTTATTAAAAAAATAGTTCTGCACATTCTTAAAACTTGGTGCTGAGGTCAGTTTCTGGCCAGTGAACTCTGAGTGTCGGAGATGTGCTACAGTAAATTGGCAGGTGTTTCGCTAACACCACTTAAAGTCACCGACTTAATGAGTGGAGTTTGATAGTAGTTCCTGCCACAATAGACCTGTATAATACGTAGCATACCCGGGGAAGGTAAACTTGGGCTCTGAAGTGCTCTTCCTAAAGCCCTCTACCACACACTCTTTAACATCATCCCTGTGACCACTTGTCTTAATAACACtatgtgtgggttcagtgtcaaACTCTCTGATAGGTTTGTTGACGTGTATTGCGGCACTTCACTGTTAGAGTTGCAATATAAATGCAGGCTGTTTGTAGAGTGTCTCACCTCTCCTGGAAGCActtgaggctatttggcccattgtgtctgtgctgggctGTTTGAGATGTTGACTGAATTCCACTCGTGTTCTTTTTCCTGTCGCCCCACAAGTACCTAGTTCCAGTTTGTGGTTCTGGGGACGGAATCAGGAACGGTTGGGAGACAGGAGGGGGTTTTATACAACACTGGATGCTAATCCCAGGATTAATTCTGATTTGTATTTAATTTTTTAATATTTGTATGTTTTGTTTATTGACAGGTATCTATATcatcaacctgaaaaagacctggGAGAAATTGCTGCTTGCTGCCCGTGCCATTGTCTCGATTGAGAACCCAGCTGATGTTTGCGTCATCTCCTCCAGACCGTTTGGACAGGTGCGTATCGAAGTGGCCCCCCTGTTGCCGGGGTGGCGGTGGCCCCTCTGTCCTGTAATCACCACCAACCACTGTTTACCATTGTGCCGCGAAAATGCACATTATTAAAACTTGGGGATTTGGGCCAGTGTCTTGGCCAGTGATCTCTCAAGTGTCGGAAATGTGCAACAGTAAATCTGACAGTTTTTTCGCTAACACCACAAGGGTCCAAGTGACTCGATGAGTGGGGTTTGATAGTAACTCTTGTCACAATTTATATCAAATCGGACTCGGAGAATGCGTCGGTGTTACTGCGGAATGCTGCTTAACTTTAGATGCAAGTTTTTGAAAGCTGataatagaaacatgtaagagggAGATTAATACTGAAGGGGGATATGAGAGATTGGCCTTGTTTTAATTCCCTGCAGTGATATGTTGAAgccattttttaaatttcaaaatttgtttattagtgtcacgagtaggcttacattagcagtgtgatgaagttactgtgaaaatcccctagccactgcggtgcctgttcgggtacacgaagggagaatttagcacggccaatgcaccctaaccagcacgtcttttggaatgtgggaggaaaccggagcacccggaggaacccccacgcagacacggggagaacgtgcagacaccgcacagacagtgacccaagccgggaatcgaacccggtccctggtgctgagaggcaggcagagttaaccactgtgctgcctgcatGTGTATGTTGTGTCTCCTGGTCAGCTGTAGCAGAGCTGTGTGTGAGGGCTCAGCCAGGTTAGCAGCAAGCTCTTCCCATGTTCCTCATGATGACTGCCTATCCTCTCTCTCAGCGTGCTGTCCTCAAGTTTGCCGCTGCCACTGGTGCCACCCCCATTGCTGGAAGATTCACCCCAGGTACGTTCACCAATCAGATCCAGGCTGCTTTCAGGGAGCCCCGTCTCTTGGTGGTGACGGACCCTCGACAGGATCATCAGCCTTTAACTGAAGCATCGTACGTTAACATCCCCACCATTGCCATGTGCAACACTGACTCGCCCCTGCGTTATGTGGATATTGCTGTCCCATGCAACAACAAGGTACAGCCGGTTATTACTGTGAATTCATTTAATTGCTGTAATTAGAACTTTATTCTGAAGTTTCTATTTTATTTTCCTCATAATTAAGGTTCCTATCCTCTAAGTATTTGATTTATTCTGGTCACGTGTATttggacagtgaaaagtattgttgtgtgctatacagacaaagcataccgttcatagagtacatagggaagaaggagaggatggggtgcagaatgtagagtcagtcatagctaggatgtagtgaaagatcaacttaatgcaaagtaggtccattcaaaagtctgatggcagcagggaagaagctgttcttgagtcggttggtacgtgacctcagacttttgtatctttttcctgacagaagaaggtggaagagagaatgtccggggtgcgtggggtccttgattatgctggctgctttgccgaggcagcgggaagtgtagacagccaatggatgggaggctggtttgcatgatggattgggctacattcactctgtaaaagttgatgagcataagtttcttgttcttgggCGTGTGTTAGAACCATCCACTTTTCTTATTCAATTAATGGAGTGGCCAGGATGGGGAGTTAAGAGAAATGCAGGAGAATCCCTCGTTCTGCTGGTGGTATTGCTCCAGGATTGTCAGGTGCTTTGTTCCAGTGCAAGGAACTAAATCCTGAATTTATTCAAAATGAGGTAGAGGAGGTAATAAACGGGAGCAAAATGGAGATGAAAGCGAGATTGAAAGAGCTGGGGGTGCGACCAGTTTAATAGGGACTTGCAGACTCGTTTCATATCAGTGGCTTGAATTCTGAAATGACCAAAATGTTTAGTTGTAATGAAAttgaattggaaagaggtttcagaaaggcaaatcatgcagaagtctgaggtcacgttccaaccgactcaagaacagcttcttccctgctgccgtcagacttttgaatggacctacctcacattaagctgatctttctctacaccctagctatgactgtaacactacattctgcactctctcctttccttctctatgaacgggatgctttgtctgtatagcgcgcaagaaacaatacttttcactgtatactaatacatgtgacaataataaatcaaatcaaacctgatACATTCTTTGAGCAGATGAAATGTGTGGTGGGTGGGGAAacgcggtggatgttgtgtatatgGACTTTTGTCAAGACGCCACCCGGGGCCTGTAAAAGGGGAATTACGAGTGGAACCTGGTTTCTTGGTTGTGGTGGGGGTGCAATGCACGAGTGCACATTGCTAGAACTTGGAGCTGAGGCCACTCAGTGGCCGATGAACTCTGAGAGTAGGAAATGTGCGACATTATTCTGCAGGAATCTCTAACACTGCTCGAGTCTCTGGCTCAGTGAGTAAGATCTGGTAGTAATCCCTGCTACATTGCCAGCATAATGCTTATAGGTTCAGTACCAGGTAACTGACTGAGACACCCTGACTGTTCAGGAGTGCTCTGAACAGTCACAATAAATCAATGCATGTAATCATTTGGAgtaggcattgtttaaattgggTAATTCAAACAAAACTTTTAAAATTATAATAATGTCTTTTAGATGAGTCAGATAGGTATACTTCAATAGAAAATCTAACTGGGGGCTGGGGAGTGGAGGTTAAACAGGAATTTGTATGTAATGTGTTTTGGGGTATTCCAAGGTTGTATCTAATTTCTTGGTGATATGAGGGTATTGGGGTGGCTCAGTGCTGCCTTCCTTCCAGGATCTAGATGGCTGTGGGACGGTACTGGCCGCAGTGAGTTGCTGTCTTCAGGTAACATTGGTACTCCGTGATGGCAGTGACCTCCCCCCTCATGGTGCGCAGCATTTGGCCAGACCCAGTGAGTTGCTGTTACTGAGCACCGCTGCCAGAAGAGAAACAGTCagggtggaatttaaccctgaaaaagggtgcattttgggaggactaataaGGCGAGGGAATTGACAATGGACAagcacagagggaccttggggtgtaagatccctgaaggcagcaggagaggtcgataaggtggttaagaaggcagatgggatAGGATATTTCCTTTTATTAGCCGAGGCTTAGAACACAAGAGCCgggaggttgtgatggagctgtataaaatgctcgttaggccacaactagagtactgttggccgccacattataggaacgaTGTGACTGCACTACAGAAAGTGTAGggaaaattcaccaggatgttgcctggagtgAAGCGTTTCAGCtaagaagagaggctggttagactggggttgttttccttagagcagaaaagactgagggggacttgatgtacaaaattgagggacattgatagagaacatagaacattacagcgcagtacaggccctttggccctcgatgttgcgccgaccagtggaaccaatctaaagcccctctaatctacactattccaatatcatccatatgtttatccaataaccatttgaatgttcttaatgttgacAGAGTaggtaggaagaaacttttccccgtAGAGGAGTTGATTACCGGGGGGGGCAGAGATtcaaggtaaggagcaggagatttaaagGGAATTTCAGGGAAAGCTTTTTCACctagagtggtgggaatctggaactcgctgccagagagggtgggagaggcagaaaccctcacagcatttagatgagcacttgaaatgccacagcatacaaggctacagaccaagtgctggaaaaagggATTAGAAAAGATAGGCACCTAATGgccagcgcagacatgatgggccgaaggacctctttccGTGCTATAAAACTCGGATTTCAAATCCACTTTGTTTGATGAGTTAGGTTTTGCAGCAGGCACTTCAGGCATAACTGTTTGTCTTTTCCGATAGGGCGCCCACTCCATTGGTCTGATGTGGTGGATGCTTGCCCGGGAGGTTCTGCGCATGCGTGGCACCATTAGCCGCGAACATCCTTGGGAAGTGATGCCTGATCTGTACTTCTACAGGGATCCCGATGAGGTGCGTTTGACAAGTTAACTTGCTATTGAAAGTTTTCGCCGGGTTCCCCAAGCCTTCAGGATAAACTTGAGACTTTCTTGTTCCTGGGGATCTTTGTCCCggttttaaatgttttttcattTCAGAATTGAGGCTTGACGGAATAATTCCTCCAGTCCTGTGGTTATTTTTCAAGCAGGTGGCAGTAGTCACCAGTGGCAATATCTTCCTCTGCTGCTATGATCACCGTTGTGTCTGACGCCTTTATGTTCAAAGTCTCCCCACAAAGTACCTTGCTTCTGAGCTGTTGGatagtgtgccagtgtgtgtctccTTACTTGTGTGGACATAacattgtctctcagtgactGGTTAAGACTGCGGGAACTCTGCTGCCATCGGATATAGATGTGAACATTTTAGGAGCTCCAAATTTATCCGTCACTGATGCACCACTCCGGCACCCAGCTGAGTTTGCGTCTTTCTTGACGTAGTCATCTTTCAGCTGGATTGATGAATGACTTTGTGCTTTTGTCGCTTGTCctgtaatgttttttttaaac of the Mustelus asterias chromosome 21, sMusAst1.hap1.1, whole genome shotgun sequence genome contains:
- the rpsa gene encoding small ribosomal subunit protein uS2 → MSGGLDVLQMKEEDVLKFLAASTHLGSTNLDFQMEQYVYKRKSDGIYIINLKKTWEKLLLAARAIVSIENPADVCVISSRPFGQRAVLKFAAATGATPIAGRFTPGTFTNQIQAAFREPRLLVVTDPRQDHQPLTEASYVNIPTIAMCNTDSPLRYVDIAVPCNNKGAHSIGLMWWMLAREVLRMRGTISREHPWEVMPDLYFYRDPDEIEKEEQAAAEKAAGKEEYQGEWTAPVAEFVQPEVTDWSEGVQVPSVPIQQFAAATGKNLAETLEAAGPYVKPATFTAEPATKDWSAQPAAEDWSAAPTAQAPEWGGATADWS